In the genome of Diachasmimorpha longicaudata isolate KC_UGA_2023 chromosome 19, iyDiaLong2, whole genome shotgun sequence, one region contains:
- the LOC135171412 gene encoding uncharacterized protein LOC135171412, translated as MNIGLLTIVMGLALAGTPETPGVEITRLEGGNGILTTNYANLRIYHTVWNMITHIDITKFLEEKQILTRHWLGMKGICTQLRGNCNFEDQLDQVINRLDILDGAHRHMRELLAETPERSKRAVLGFVGKISKILFGTMDEDDADYYDQYIESLQITTRETLAHLANQTHIIRSEFESIHQTIQGLTKEIKTLNATVYVAIGNILERIDTIGINGKMASLISAFDAELSEYELDTQMLINTILFAKRGQLHPSIMSPENILDAANEVIQHNRGAEFPVPLEIPYITELLKLADLTAYFHKEKVVFVITIPILELTKYTVYRHLTLPTKINHTSTSLVAFITPSYPYTAISEEANTYLKLDSEYINHCKTAMIGLICKTARPLYEVNGNKDCEVQMISNPRFSSSEICDVRVKSMDRTYWARIGNSNTWVFSVVTEDEIRIKCTRREPTSIIITGTGTVTLAPDCEIRSRSVTLTPFQELTSKFDLKFVDRAIFDIPTLLNKTIRGLGPNNLTEILGEIGLLQTVQVGQNDEDSVTRDSLGL; from the exons ATGAATATCGGACTACTGACAATCGTCATGGGACTCGC GCTCGCAGGGACCCCGGAAACTCCAGGCGTGGAAATCACACGATTAGAGGGAGGAAACGGAATCCTAACCACTAACTATGCGAACCTGCGAATCTATCACACGGTGTGGAATATGATTACACATATCGACATAACAAAATTCCTAGAGGAAAAACAAATCCTCACACGACACTGGTTGGGAATGAAAGGGATCTGTACCCAACTACGAGGCAATTGTAATTTTGAAGACCAATTAGACCAGGTAATTAATCGGCTCGATATATTAGACGGTGCTCATCGACACATGAGAGAATTGTTAGCAGAAACACCGGAGAGATCGAAACGAGCGGTCCTCGGATTTGTCGGGAAAATAAGCAAGATTCTTTTCGGGACAATGGACGAAGATGACGCGGACTATTACGACCAATACATAGAATCCCTACAGATCACAACTAGGGAAACCCTAGCCCATCTGGCGAATCAAACGCACATTATTCGATCCGAATTCGAATCAATCCACCAAACTATTCAAGGTCTAACTAAAGAAATTAAGACCTTGAACGCGACAGTCTACGTAGCCATCGGAAACATCCTCGAACGTATCGATACTATAGGGATTAATGGGAAAATGGCGAGCCTTATATCAGCTTTCGATGCGGAACTGAGCGAATATGAGCTCGACACCCAAATGCTGATTAACACCATCCTATTCGCGAAAAGAGGACAATTGCACCCGTCAATTATGTCGCCAGAAAATATCCTGGACGCTGCTAACGAAGTAATTCAACATAATCGGGGGGCGGAGTTTCCGGTCCCCCTAGAAATCCCATATATCACCGAATTACTAAAACTCGCGGATCTGACGGCCTATTTTCATAAGGAAAAGGTCGTATTCGTCATCACGATACCAATACTTGAGTTAACAAAATATACCGTGTATCGACACCTGACGTTgccgacaaaaattaatcatacCTCAACATCTCTAGTGGCCTTTATAACACCAAGTTATCCCTACACCGCTATTTCGGAGGAAGCCAACACGTATCTCAAGCTTGACAGTGAATACATCAACCACTGTAAAACGGCAATGATCGGCCTTATATGCAAGACCGCACGACCCTTATACGAGGTCAATGGGAACAAGGATTGTGAGGTACAAATGATCTCCAATCCCCGTTTCTCGAGCTCCGAAATATGCGATGTACGGGTAAAATCAATGGACCGAACATATTGGGCCCGAATAGGAAATTCCAACACATGGGTTTTTTCCGTCGTCACGGAAGACGAAATACGAATAAAATGTACAAGACGCGAACCCACCTCGATCATCATTACGGGAACCGGAACAGTCACCCTAGCGCCGGACTGCGAGATTCGATCGCGATCCGTCACCCTCACCCCATTCCAAGAACTGACGTCGAAGTTCGACCTAAAATTCGTGGACCGAGCCATCTTCGACATCCCGACCCTACTAAACAAGACAATACGCGGACTCGGACCGAACAATTTGACGGAAATCTTAGGCGAAATAGGCCTACTACAAACGGTACAGGTTGGACAGAACGACGAGGACAGCGTCACAAGGGACAGTCTCGGGCTGTAA
- the LOC135171234 gene encoding uncharacterized protein LOC135171234 has product MNIGLLTIVMGLALAGTPETPGVEITRLEGGNGILTTNYANLRIYHTVWNMITHIDITKFLEEKQILTRHWLGMKGICTQLRGNCNFEDQLDQVINRLDILDGAHRHMRELLAETPERSKRAVLGFVGKISKILFGTMDEDDADYYDQYIESLQITTRETLAHLANQTHIIRSEFESIHQTIQGLTKEIKTLNATVYVAIGNILERIDTIGINGKMASLISAFDAELSEYELDTQMLINTILFAKRGQLHPSIMSPENILDAANEVIQHNRGAEFPVPLEIPYITELLKLADLTAYFHKEKVVFVITIPILELTKYTVYRHLTLPTKINHTSTSLVAFITPSYPYTAISEEANTYLKLDSEYINHCKTAMIGLICKTARPLYEVNGNKDCEVQMISNPRFSSSEICDVRVKSMDRTYWARIGNSNTWVFSVVTEDEIRIKCTRREPTSIIITGTGTVTLAPDCEIRSRSVTLTPFQELTSKFDLKFVDRAIFDIPTLLNKTIRGLGPNNLTEILGEIGLLQTVQVGQNDEDSVTRDSLGLQVIIDKARALSRQGDTNRRLRRVEHGLGYTGISLGILGVIAAACWKFSLWSKVATLCGGVRFCSGTRNRENEPHQPRTRTPSPQAPPRRSRARKTNQEVHLPMKTLARGVRPGPTATITEIVELDEHLEPVESSRPVETAAPLTTQLALIPQNRVTHTQQCQALPMISGPPERTGAQGWQIVSPYWNGETSYSRPPLQHDLGGW; this is encoded by the coding sequence GCTCGCAGGGACCCCGGAAACTCCAGGCGTGGAAATCACACGATTAGAGGGAGGAAACGGAATCCTAACCACTAACTATGCGAACCTGCGAATCTATCACACGGTGTGGAATATGATTACACATATCGACATAACAAAATTCCTAGAGGAAAAACAAATCCTCACACGACACTGGTTGGGAATGAAAGGGATCTGTACCCAACTACGAGGCAATTGTAATTTTGAAGACCAATTAGACCAGGTAATTAATCGGCTCGATATATTAGACGGTGCTCATCGACACATGAGAGAATTGTTAGCAGAAACACCGGAGAGATCGAAACGAGCGGTCCTCGGATTTGTCGGGAAAATAAGCAAGATTCTTTTCGGGACAATGGACGAAGATGACGCGGACTATTACGACCAATACATAGAATCCCTACAGATCACAACTAGGGAAACCCTAGCCCATCTGGCGAATCAAACGCACATTATTCGATCCGAATTCGAATCAATCCACCAAACTATTCAAGGTCTAACTAAAGAAATTAAGACCTTGAACGCGACAGTCTACGTAGCCATCGGAAACATCCTCGAACGTATCGATACTATAGGGATTAATGGGAAAATGGCGAGCCTTATATCAGCTTTCGATGCGGAACTGAGCGAATATGAGCTCGACACCCAAATGCTGATTAACACCATCCTATTCGCGAAAAGAGGACAATTGCACCCGTCAATTATGTCGCCAGAAAATATCCTGGACGCTGCTAACGAAGTAATTCAACATAATCGGGGGGCGGAGTTTCCGGTCCCCCTAGAAATCCCATATATCACCGAATTACTAAAACTCGCGGATCTGACGGCCTATTTTCATAAGGAAAAGGTCGTATTCGTCATCACGATACCAATACTTGAGTTAACAAAATATACCGTGTATCGACACCTGACGTTgccgacaaaaattaatcatacCTCAACATCTCTAGTGGCCTTTATAACACCAAGTTATCCCTACACCGCTATTTCGGAGGAAGCCAACACGTATCTCAAGCTTGACAGTGAATACATCAACCACTGTAAAACGGCAATGATCGGCCTTATATGCAAGACCGCACGACCCTTATACGAGGTCAATGGGAACAAGGATTGTGAGGTACAAATGATCTCCAATCCCCGTTTCTCGAGCTCCGAAATATGCGATGTACGGGTAAAATCAATGGACCGAACATATTGGGCCCGAATAGGAAATTCCAACACATGGGTTTTTTCCGTCGTCACGGAAGACGAAATACGAATAAAATGTACAAGACGCGAACCCACCTCGATCATCATTACGGGAACCGGAACAGTCACCCTAGCGCCGGACTGCGAGATTCGATCGCGATCCGTCACCCTCACCCCATTCCAAGAACTGACGTCGAAGTTCGACCTAAAATTCGTGGACCGAGCCATCTTCGACATCCCGACCCTACTAAACAAGACAATACGCGGACTCGGACCGAACAATTTGACGGAAATCTTAGGCGAAATAGGCCTACTACAAACGGTACAGGTTGGACAGAACGACGAGGACAGCGTCACAAGGGACAGTCTCGGGCTGCAAGTCATTATCGATAAAGCCCGAGCGCTGTCCAGACAAGGGGACACAAACAGAAGACTGAGGAGGGTTGAACACGGGTTAGGATACACGGGGATTTCGCTAGGAATTCTTGGGGTGATTGCCGCGGCATGTTGGAAATtctccctatggtcgaaggtcGCGACGCTATGTGGGGGAGTTAGGTTTTGTTCAGGTACTCGAAACAGGGAGAACGAGCCCCACCAACCGAGAACCAGGACCCCATCGCCGCAGGCGCCACCACGACGATCACGCGCGAGAAAAACAAACCAAGAAGTACACCTTCCGATGAAGACGCTCGCTCGAGGAGTACGACCGGGGCCTACAGCCACCATCACGGAGATTGTGGAGCTGGACGAACACTTGGAGCCTGTCGAATCAAGTCGCCCAGTCGAGACAGCCGCCCCCCTCACCACTCAGCTTGCGCTGATTCCCCAAAATCGAGTCACGCACACCCAACAATGTCAGGCCCTTCCGATGATCAGCGGGCCGCCGGAACGAACAGGAGCCCAGGGTTGGCAGATCGTCAGCCCATACTGGAACGGGGAGACGTCTTACTCCAGACCACCCCTCCAACACGACCTGGGAGGATGGTAA